The Spirochaetota bacterium nucleotide sequence TAGTAGAATGGTAGCCCTCAAAACACCTCCAGAGTTTTAAGATATCAAATACAATAACATATTTCAAGATATATTAACGAATCAAGAAATTCATTCTTACTAGAAGAAGAAAGAGTTTGTTTAAAATTTCAGATTTGAGGTTTGGGGTTGTATGTTTGTAATACTAGTTTATGATTTTGACGAGAGTAGAGTGATGAAAGCTAACAAAGTATGTAAGCGATACCTGACTTGGGTTCAGAGATCGGTATTTGAAGGCGAGATATCGGATGCTTTGTTTAGGATGTT carries:
- the cas2 gene encoding CRISPR-associated endonuclease Cas2, whose product is MFVILVYDFDESRVMKANKVCKRYLTWVQRSVFEGEISDALFRMLVDELEKIMDKNKDSVVIYKFSNRNYYERQTMGVKRNSSDDFIL